The following proteins are encoded in a genomic region of Bernardetia sp. MNP-M8:
- a CDS encoding ABC transporter permease, with protein sequence MNFSLWLESLSMALGALKSNLLRTLLSLLGVTIGIFAIIGVLTFVDALEKGIKGSLSFLGESVIYVQKMPWIFASDYPWWKYINRPDPSMDEFRFLEKNLTQAQAVSVFAIRSGFTAKYKKNSLSGLVVQGITFQHNIVSDIPIEYGRYFTQIEVDRAVEVVILGNTVAKDLFGNENVESAIDKIIKLKGRKFRVIGILKKQGDNLLDAPSNDNITLMPYYTLTKMIPEGKTGIKPSISIKGFDDDKDLQNVEGEITGLLRIKRGLRPKQEENFALNRPEQFAVFLDGVIGILTLAGWAIGFFSILVGGFGIANIMFVSVKERTSLIGVQKALGAKKGFILWQFLLEAILLCIIGGIGGLILVSFLSLFSSDTFIISLSIKNMILGVSVATIIGIIAGIIPAILAARLDPVEAMRSV encoded by the coding sequence GGAGCATTGAAAAGTAATTTGTTACGAACTCTGCTTTCTCTTTTAGGTGTAACAATTGGCATTTTTGCCATTATTGGTGTGCTTACTTTTGTGGATGCTTTAGAAAAAGGAATTAAAGGCAGTTTGTCTTTTTTGGGAGAAAGTGTTATTTATGTACAAAAAATGCCTTGGATTTTTGCTTCAGATTATCCGTGGTGGAAATATATAAATCGTCCAGATCCAAGTATGGATGAGTTTCGGTTCTTAGAAAAAAATCTAACACAAGCACAAGCTGTTTCTGTCTTTGCTATTCGTTCAGGTTTTACAGCTAAATACAAAAAAAATAGTCTTTCGGGTTTAGTGGTTCAAGGAATTACGTTTCAACATAATATTGTAAGTGATATTCCTATTGAATATGGTCGTTATTTTACGCAAATTGAAGTAGATAGAGCTGTTGAAGTGGTTATTTTGGGAAATACAGTTGCAAAAGATTTGTTTGGAAATGAAAACGTAGAAAGTGCTATTGATAAAATAATTAAACTAAAGGGCAGAAAGTTTAGAGTTATAGGAATTCTCAAAAAACAAGGTGATAATCTACTAGATGCTCCCAGTAATGATAATATTACCCTAATGCCTTATTATACACTAACCAAAATGATTCCTGAAGGAAAAACAGGAATAAAACCCTCTATTTCTATAAAAGGATTTGATGACGATAAAGATTTACAGAATGTAGAAGGAGAAATTACAGGACTTTTACGAATAAAACGAGGATTACGACCCAAACAAGAAGAAAACTTTGCTTTAAATAGACCAGAACAGTTTGCCGTTTTCTTAGATGGTGTAATTGGCATTCTTACGCTTGCAGGTTGGGCTATTGGTTTCTTTTCAATTTTAGTAGGAGGTTTTGGAATTGCAAATATTATGTTTGTTTCTGTAAAAGAACGCACCTCTCTTATTGGCGTTCAGAAAGCCTTAGGAGCAAAAAAAGGATTTATTCTATGGCAATTTTTATTAGAAGCCATTTTACTCTGTATTATTGGAGGAATTGGAGGACTTATTTTGGTTTCTTTTCTTTCTTTGTTTTCTAGTGATACTTTCATAATTTCTCTATCTATCAAAAATATGATTTTGGGAGTCAGTGTAGCTACTATAATCGGAATCATTGCTGGAATTATCCCTGCTATTTTGGCTGCTCGTTTAGATCCTGTTGAAGCCATGCGCTCAGTTTAG
- a CDS encoding S46 family peptidase: MYKPNLKISLQISTFILAFVMLAGYTRADEGMWLPMLVKRLNEADMKANGLKLTAEEIYSVNNSSLKDAIFGLGYGDPSWNFCTSEAISSKGLLLTNHHCAFDMIQNHSTVDNDYLTDGFWAKSLAEELPNPGITASVLVKMEDVTERVKKALDGLSLDDQAQKLEEIKAEIIAEHTKDTHYKGYIKDFFYGNEYYLFVSEVFLDVRLVGAPPSSIGKFGGDTDNWMWPRHTGDFSLLRVYAGKDGKPAEYSTENVPLQPKHSLPVSMKGVEQGDFAMVFGFPGSTQRFKTSYGLDVDYAVTNPARIKLRESRLSLMKEQMDVDAATRIAYASKYASISNYYKYFIGQNAGLKRLKTIDKKRKEEKEYQTWADASGNEAYSTALSRLDKAYSSAVDYSLWSAYWQEAFFGSEIIEFGASFLQLQRTLATGVNEENQEQVDEMIAKLKEATKEHFKEYNATVDKNVTGALLGMFYKDIDKKYHPEIFARIAGENGEDFNKYANVIFENSAFATEEKTMKFLENPNGEVLEKDPVMQLITSVVETYYTKVRPQLMVSNEEIASAMKDYVAGLLVKNKDKTYYPDANSSLRLSYGNVKDYSPKDGVKYQYFTTLEGVAEKYVPNDDEFDAPKALLEMQMSKEYGKYADKDGTLHVGFITNNDITGGNSGSPVINGNGELIGLAFDGNWEAMTGDLVFDEQYKRCINVDIRYVLFCIDKLAGASRLIDEMNLVTKKSK; the protein is encoded by the coding sequence ATGTACAAACCTAATTTAAAAATTAGTCTACAAATTTCCACTTTCATTTTAGCATTTGTTATGCTGGCAGGTTATACTCGTGCTGATGAAGGTATGTGGTTGCCTATGCTTGTAAAACGCTTGAATGAAGCTGATATGAAAGCAAATGGACTAAAATTGACAGCCGAAGAAATTTATAGTGTAAATAATTCAAGTCTAAAAGATGCTATTTTTGGATTGGGTTATGGTGATCCTTCTTGGAACTTCTGTACTTCAGAAGCAATCTCTTCAAAAGGACTTTTGCTTACAAATCATCACTGTGCTTTTGATATGATTCAGAATCATAGTACAGTAGATAATGATTATTTGACAGATGGTTTTTGGGCAAAATCTCTTGCTGAAGAACTTCCAAACCCAGGAATTACAGCTTCTGTTTTAGTAAAAATGGAAGATGTAACAGAACGTGTAAAAAAAGCTCTTGATGGACTTAGTTTAGATGACCAAGCTCAAAAATTAGAAGAAATCAAAGCTGAAATTATTGCAGAACATACAAAAGACACACATTATAAAGGATACATCAAAGACTTTTTCTATGGAAATGAGTATTATCTTTTTGTGTCAGAAGTATTTTTAGATGTTCGTTTGGTAGGTGCGCCTCCTTCATCAATTGGAAAGTTTGGTGGTGATACAGATAACTGGATGTGGCCTCGTCACACAGGTGATTTTTCTTTACTTCGTGTGTATGCTGGTAAAGATGGAAAACCTGCTGAATATTCTACTGAAAATGTTCCTTTGCAACCAAAACATTCTTTACCTGTCTCTATGAAAGGAGTAGAACAAGGTGATTTTGCTATGGTATTTGGTTTCCCAGGTAGTACACAGCGTTTCAAAACTTCTTATGGTCTTGATGTGGATTATGCTGTTACAAACCCAGCTCGTATAAAATTACGTGAAAGCAGACTTTCACTCATGAAAGAGCAAATGGACGTAGATGCAGCTACACGTATTGCCTATGCTTCAAAATATGCTTCAATCAGTAATTATTACAAATATTTTATCGGACAAAATGCAGGATTAAAACGTCTCAAAACTATCGATAAAAAACGTAAAGAAGAAAAAGAATATCAAACTTGGGCAGATGCTTCTGGTAATGAGGCCTATAGCACAGCTCTTTCTCGTTTAGATAAAGCATATAGTAGTGCTGTTGATTATTCGCTTTGGTCAGCTTATTGGCAGGAAGCTTTCTTCGGAAGTGAAATCATTGAGTTTGGAGCAAGTTTTCTTCAATTACAAAGAACTCTAGCAACAGGAGTAAATGAAGAAAATCAAGAACAAGTAGATGAAATGATTGCAAAATTGAAAGAAGCAACAAAAGAACATTTCAAAGAATACAATGCAACTGTGGATAAAAATGTTACTGGAGCTTTATTGGGAATGTTTTATAAAGATATAGACAAAAAATATCACCCAGAAATATTTGCAAGAATAGCTGGCGAAAATGGAGAAGACTTCAATAAATATGCTAATGTGATTTTTGAAAACTCTGCTTTTGCAACAGAAGAAAAAACAATGAAGTTTTTGGAAAATCCAAATGGAGAAGTTTTGGAAAAAGATCCAGTTATGCAGCTTATTACTTCAGTGGTAGAAACATATTATACAAAGGTAAGACCACAACTAATGGTTTCAAATGAAGAGATTGCTTCTGCTATGAAAGATTATGTAGCTGGTCTTTTGGTTAAAAATAAAGACAAAACATATTACCCTGATGCAAATTCATCTCTTCGTCTTTCTTATGGAAATGTAAAAGATTATTCTCCAAAAGATGGAGTAAAATATCAGTATTTTACAACATTAGAAGGAGTTGCTGAAAAGTATGTCCCTAATGATGATGAGTTTGATGCTCCTAAAGCTCTATTAGAAATGCAAATGTCTAAAGAATATGGAAAATATGCAGATAAAGATGGAACACTTCATGTTGGTTTTATTACAAACAATGACATCACAGGAGGAAACTCTGGAAGTCCTGTAATTAATGGAAATGGAGAACTTATCGGTCTTGCTTTTGATGGAAACTGGGAAGCCATGACAGGTGATTTAGTTTTTGATGAGCAGTATAAACGTTGTATCAATGTAGATATTCGTTATGTACTTTTTTGTATTGATAAATTAGCTGGTGCTTCTCGTCTTATTGATGAAATGAATCTAGTTACTAAAAAAAGTAAATAA
- a CDS encoding DUF5723 family protein: MKSTYLLQRFSKILNFNNLFHTVVVKQVFFILILFFLANTTLFGQELTSYGVTGRGGVATTFATDYQAIGVNPANLAIRKSFRDPKITFGFLEGNIGFYTENVTFSQILKSYFPKAFNNGNNYQLTYAEKQKAAKDLPDASLSTTINATLFGMHVSSEKLGGFAFSIRDRLDFYSKTNSTLSEILFLGQNASYFTNLLLSNGQTISNSQDLSQDIRDQVVFGFRPESESQTYGEVMNNSTIQMLWTREYNFAYGKKIVDSYNVQVFAGLGVRYISGITLIDLESQNNVFIGETIALSPSFPIEGFDIPSPTNVGYQPKNGFARFALPKPIGNGYGIDLGLNIVIKRNLYLGASLINYGKMSWTGNVYNITDGILAQTQGTGFDNYNFIAYSPETFQLGGEGSALSWEGSEKFDDELPAMLRVGGSYEFFKTAHLGFDVVVPLNIDAPGSLASNLYAIGGDLRINKLLTISSGLSTGGNQDFNLNIPFGLTYHARRGHYEAGFSTQDISSFIGDIEGGGNNISFALGFLRFKF, encoded by the coding sequence ATGAAATCAACTTATCTACTACAAAGATTTTCTAAAATTTTAAATTTTAATAATTTATTCCATACAGTTGTAGTAAAACAAGTATTTTTTATACTTATTTTATTTTTTCTGGCAAATACAACTCTTTTTGGACAAGAACTCACTTCCTATGGAGTAACAGGACGAGGAGGAGTAGCTACTACTTTTGCAACTGACTATCAAGCTATTGGCGTTAATCCTGCTAATTTAGCTATTCGTAAAAGTTTTAGAGATCCCAAAATTACATTTGGCTTTTTAGAGGGGAATATTGGTTTTTATACAGAAAACGTAACATTTAGTCAGATTTTGAAGAGCTATTTTCCTAAAGCTTTTAATAATGGAAACAACTATCAACTTACTTATGCTGAGAAACAAAAAGCTGCAAAAGATTTGCCCGATGCTTCTCTTTCAACTACTATCAATGCTACTTTATTTGGAATGCATGTTAGTTCTGAAAAACTAGGTGGTTTTGCATTTAGCATCCGTGATCGATTAGATTTTTATAGTAAAACTAATTCTACGCTTAGTGAAATTTTATTTTTGGGGCAAAATGCTTCTTATTTTACGAATCTTTTGCTATCAAATGGACAAACTATTTCCAATAGCCAAGATTTATCTCAAGATATAAGAGATCAAGTTGTTTTTGGTTTTCGTCCAGAAAGCGAATCACAAACCTATGGTGAAGTTATGAATAATTCTACTATTCAGATGCTTTGGACAAGAGAGTATAACTTTGCGTACGGAAAAAAAATAGTGGATAGTTATAATGTCCAAGTGTTTGCTGGTTTGGGAGTACGTTATATTAGTGGTATTACACTTATAGATTTGGAGTCACAAAATAATGTCTTTATTGGTGAAACCATTGCTTTATCGCCTTCTTTTCCGATAGAAGGTTTTGATATTCCTAGCCCAACTAATGTTGGCTATCAACCTAAAAATGGTTTTGCTCGTTTTGCTTTACCCAAACCTATTGGCAATGGTTACGGAATTGATTTAGGTCTTAATATAGTTATTAAAAGAAATTTATATCTAGGTGCTTCTCTTATTAATTATGGAAAAATGTCTTGGACAGGAAATGTATATAATATTACTGACGGAATCTTAGCACAAACACAAGGAACAGGTTTTGATAACTACAATTTTATTGCCTACTCTCCTGAAACATTTCAACTTGGAGGAGAAGGTTCTGCTTTATCTTGGGAAGGCAGCGAAAAATTTGATGATGAATTGCCTGCTATGTTGCGTGTAGGAGGAAGTTATGAATTTTTCAAAACAGCTCATTTAGGCTTTGATGTAGTTGTACCTCTTAATATAGATGCTCCTGGTAGTTTAGCGAGTAATTTATATGCTATTGGTGGCGATCTTCGTATAAACAAATTACTGACAATTTCTTCAGGACTAAGTACAGGAGGAAATCAAGATTTTAATCTTAATATTCCTTTTGGCTTAACCTATCATGCACGAAGAGGACATTATGAGGCAGGATTTAGTACACAAGATATTTCATCCTTTATTGGAGATATAGAAGGTGGTGGAAACAATATTTCATTTGCACTCGGCTTTCTACGTTTTAAGTTTTAA
- a CDS encoding anhydro-N-acetylmuramic acid kinase: MKNIYHSIGLMSGTSLDGLDIALCQFENQIKNNLSLWNYKIIKTEFIEYDQIWKQKLQNAHLLSALELKRLETEWTHFLIENINKFVLQSEGFDLSSLDCISSHGHTIFHQPLIKNDRRNQVSEEFGFTFQIGNGAMLAAKTGFTIVCDFRQTDVALGGQGAPLVPIGDELLFSDYDFCLNLGGIANVSFNKNSNEHEKSINSRFAFDICPCNMVLNYLSNKIGFEYDKGGNLAKEGKINEKALQKLNALDFYKEDYPKSLGREWVEEFVFPLLESQISNTNKIEEIIIKDLLHTCTYHSAFQIAESIKKIELNSLSKSKKKVLITGGGAYNDLLISYLEQLLPKIEIVKGDKTLIAYKEALIFAFLGVLRLREETNTLASVTGATKNSCGGSIYLGESELPMLSGV; encoded by the coding sequence ATGAAAAATATTTATCATAGTATCGGACTTATGTCTGGTACTTCATTAGATGGACTTGATATTGCACTTTGCCAGTTTGAAAATCAGATAAAAAATAACCTTTCCTTATGGAACTACAAAATTATCAAAACAGAATTTATAGAATATGACCAAATTTGGAAACAAAAATTACAAAATGCACATCTTCTCTCAGCCTTAGAACTTAAAAGATTAGAAACAGAATGGACACATTTTTTAATAGAAAATATAAATAAATTTGTTTTGCAAAGTGAGGGTTTTGATTTGTCTTCTTTAGATTGTATTTCTTCACACGGACATACTATTTTTCATCAGCCATTGATAAAGAATGATAGAAGAAATCAAGTGAGTGAAGAATTTGGTTTTACATTTCAAATAGGAAATGGAGCTATGTTAGCAGCAAAAACTGGTTTCACAATAGTCTGTGATTTTCGCCAAACAGATGTTGCTTTAGGTGGACAAGGTGCGCCACTTGTTCCGATAGGTGATGAGCTTCTTTTTTCTGATTATGATTTTTGTCTGAATTTGGGAGGAATAGCAAATGTTTCTTTTAATAAGAATAGCAATGAGCATGAAAAGAGTATAAATTCTCGTTTTGCTTTCGATATCTGTCCTTGTAATATGGTGCTAAATTATCTTTCGAACAAAATAGGTTTTGAGTATGATAAAGGAGGAAATTTAGCAAAAGAAGGAAAAATCAATGAAAAAGCACTTCAAAAGTTAAATGCGTTAGATTTTTATAAAGAGGATTATCCTAAATCTTTGGGTAGAGAGTGGGTAGAAGAGTTTGTCTTTCCTTTATTAGAATCACAAATTTCAAATACAAACAAAATAGAAGAGATAATAATTAAAGATTTATTACATACTTGTACCTATCATTCAGCTTTCCAAATTGCAGAAAGCATCAAAAAAATTGAGTTAAACAGCCTATCAAAATCAAAAAAGAAAGTATTGATTACAGGAGGAGGAGCTTATAATGATTTATTAATCAGTTATTTGGAGCAATTATTACCAAAAATTGAAATAGTGAAAGGAGATAAAACACTTATCGCTTACAAAGAAGCTCTAATTTTTGCCTTTTTGGGAGTTTTGAGGTTGAGAGAAGAAACAAATACATTAGCCTCAGTTACAGGAGCAACAAAAAATAGTTGTGGAGGAAGTATTTATTTAGGAGAATCAGAACTACCTATGCTTTCTGGAGTATGA
- a CDS encoding DNA topoisomerase IV subunit B, whose protein sequence is MAQNTPSTGNSTYNEDSIRSLDWREHIRLRPGMYIGKLGDGSAQDDGIYVLVKEVVDNCIDEFVMGHGKRIEIKIEDHRVSVRDFGRGIPLGKVIDCVSKINTGAKYDSEAFKKSVGLNGVGTKAVNALSTHFSVKSTREGKSKVAEFHQGVLKNDLPIVDEDAKNGTFVVFEPDNSIFKNYRFIPEYLEEQIWNYAFLNAGLTINYNGKNFYSNKGLYDLLMRKVNEESLRYPIIHLKGEDIEVAFSHTNDYGEDYYSFVNGQYTTQGGTHLAAFREAMVKTIRDFYGKSFDASDIRQSIAGAIAIKVQEPVFESQTKTKLGSQNISPDSNSPSVRHFINDFLRKELDNYLHKNPTVADAILKRILQSERERKEISGIKKIANERAKKASVHNKKLRDCRVHFDDNKGDEEIKRQTTIFITEGDSASGSLTKARNVQTQAVFSLRGKPLNCFSQTKKVVYENEEFNLLFHALNIEDGLDGLRFNRIVLATDADIDGMHIRLLMMTFFLHFFPDLVKKGHLHILETPLFRVRNKKETIYCYSEEEKQTAINKLGKQAEITRFKGLGEISPDEFGQFIDENMRLQPVILNKSTSISDLLTYYMGKNTRERQEFIIDNLKVEKDAVEDEEGNKIEVIVQGDLETV, encoded by the coding sequence ATGGCTCAAAATACACCTTCTACTGGAAATTCGACTTATAATGAAGACAGTATACGTTCACTAGATTGGCGTGAACACATTCGTCTTCGCCCAGGTATGTATATCGGAAAATTGGGTGATGGTTCGGCACAAGATGATGGAATCTATGTTCTTGTAAAAGAAGTAGTCGATAACTGTATTGACGAATTTGTGATGGGACATGGAAAGCGCATCGAAATCAAAATTGAAGATCATAGAGTTTCAGTTCGTGATTTTGGGCGTGGAATTCCACTCGGAAAAGTCATTGATTGTGTCTCCAAAATTAATACAGGTGCAAAATATGATTCAGAAGCATTTAAAAAATCTGTTGGTCTGAATGGGGTTGGTACAAAGGCTGTCAATGCCCTTTCTACGCATTTTAGTGTAAAATCTACCCGAGAAGGAAAGTCAAAAGTGGCTGAATTTCATCAAGGAGTTTTGAAAAATGATTTGCCTATTGTAGATGAAGATGCAAAAAATGGAACATTTGTAGTTTTTGAACCTGATAATTCTATTTTCAAAAATTATCGTTTTATTCCTGAATATTTGGAAGAACAAATTTGGAATTATGCCTTTCTGAATGCAGGATTGACAATAAACTATAACGGCAAAAATTTCTATTCTAACAAAGGTTTGTATGACCTTTTGATGAGAAAAGTAAATGAAGAGTCATTACGTTATCCAATTATTCATTTAAAAGGAGAAGACATTGAAGTTGCCTTTAGTCATACCAACGATTATGGAGAAGATTATTATTCGTTTGTAAACGGACAATATACTACACAAGGAGGAACGCATTTAGCAGCTTTTAGAGAGGCGATGGTAAAGACAATTCGTGATTTTTATGGTAAAAGTTTTGATGCGTCAGATATTCGTCAGTCAATAGCTGGTGCAATTGCAATAAAAGTTCAAGAACCTGTTTTTGAATCTCAAACTAAGACAAAATTAGGCTCTCAAAATATTTCTCCAGATTCAAATTCACCTAGTGTACGTCATTTCATTAATGATTTTCTTAGAAAAGAACTAGATAATTATCTACATAAAAATCCAACGGTTGCAGATGCTATTTTGAAGCGAATTTTGCAATCTGAAAGAGAACGCAAAGAAATTTCAGGTATTAAGAAAATTGCTAATGAAAGAGCAAAGAAAGCAAGTGTTCACAATAAAAAATTGCGTGATTGTCGTGTTCATTTTGACGACAACAAAGGCGATGAGGAAATAAAAAGACAGACAACTATTTTTATTACCGAGGGAGATTCGGCAAGTGGAAGTCTTACCAAGGCTAGAAATGTACAAACACAAGCTGTTTTTTCACTTCGTGGAAAGCCATTGAATTGTTTTAGTCAAACCAAAAAAGTAGTTTATGAAAATGAAGAATTTAATCTTCTTTTCCACGCTTTAAATATTGAAGATGGATTAGATGGACTTCGTTTTAATAGAATTGTTTTAGCAACGGATGCCGATATTGATGGAATGCACATTCGACTACTTATGATGACTTTCTTTTTACATTTCTTCCCTGATTTAGTAAAAAAAGGACATTTACATATTTTAGAAACACCATTATTTAGAGTTCGAAATAAAAAGGAAACTATCTATTGTTATTCAGAAGAAGAAAAACAAACGGCTATAAATAAATTAGGCAAACAAGCCGAAATTACACGATTCAAAGGTTTGGGAGAGATTTCACCTGACGAATTTGGACAGTTTATAGATGAAAATATGAGACTCCAGCCTGTAATTTTGAATAAATCGACTTCTATTTCAGATCTTCTGACTTATTATATGGGCAAAAATACTCGTGAACGTCAAGAGTTTATTATCGATAACTTGAAAGTAGAAAAAGATGCAGTCGAAGATGAAGAGGGAAATAAAATTGAAGTTATTGTTCAAGGTGATTTAGAAACTGTTTAA
- a CDS encoding enoyl-CoA hydratase-related protein, with the protein MYTNYEVKNRIAFITLNRPEKRNAFSDELVEELKTNFSKAENDSTVKVIVLKANGDVFCAGADLGYLQTLQTNSYQENLGDSSSLKDLYEQIYMLSKPTVAQVQGHALAGGCGLVSVCDFVFSVPKAKYGYTEVKIGFVPAIVMYFLIRKIGEARARHLLISGNLIKAEKAEQYGIVTEIVEAEDLEQTVLDFCQNICDTNSAQAMALTKQAILDVQEKTIPDALRYAAELNAKARMTEDCKKGIGAFLNKEKISW; encoded by the coding sequence ATGTACACCAACTACGAAGTCAAAAACCGAATTGCTTTTATTACACTCAATCGTCCAGAAAAAAGAAATGCCTTTAGTGATGAATTGGTAGAAGAACTAAAAACCAACTTTTCGAAAGCTGAAAATGACTCAACTGTAAAAGTTATAGTTTTGAAGGCAAATGGTGATGTTTTTTGTGCAGGTGCAGATTTGGGGTATTTACAGACACTCCAAACAAATTCTTATCAAGAAAATTTAGGTGACTCTTCTTCTTTGAAAGATTTGTATGAGCAGATTTATATGCTTTCAAAACCTACTGTTGCACAAGTACAAGGTCATGCACTGGCTGGTGGTTGTGGTTTGGTGTCAGTTTGTGATTTTGTTTTTTCTGTTCCGAAGGCAAAATATGGCTATACAGAAGTAAAAATCGGTTTTGTTCCTGCGATTGTGATGTATTTTCTGATTCGCAAAATTGGAGAAGCTCGTGCAAGACATTTACTCATTTCTGGAAATCTTATCAAAGCCGAAAAAGCCGAGCAGTATGGAATTGTTACCGAAATTGTAGAAGCTGAAGACTTAGAACAAACCGTTTTAGATTTTTGTCAGAATATCTGTGATACAAATTCTGCGCAAGCGATGGCACTTACAAAACAAGCTATTTTGGATGTACAGGAAAAAACGATTCCAGATGCGCTTCGTTATGCTGCCGAACTTAATGCAAAAGCAAGAATGACAGAAGATTGTAAAAAAGGAATTGGTGCTTTTTTGAATAAAGAAAAAATTAGTTGGTAA